The Streptomyces sp. NBC_00440 genome contains a region encoding:
- a CDS encoding PAC2 family protein, protein MLDPQDLYAWEPKGLAVVDVALAQESAGLVMLYHFDGYIDAGETGDQIVEGLLDTLPHQVVASFDHDRLVDYRARRPLLTFKRDQWTDYETPTLDVRLVQDATGAPFLLLSGPEPDVEWERFAAAVEQIVDRLGVRISVNFHGIPMGVPHTRPVGITPHGNRTDLMPGHKSPFEEAQVPGSAESLVEFRLAQSGHDVLGVAAHVPHYVARSSYPDAALTALEAVTAATGLVLPSVAHALRTEAQRTQDEIERQIGEGDEELTALVQGLEHQYDALAGSETRGNLVAEAVELPSADEIGREFERFLAEREGDV, encoded by the coding sequence GTGCTTGATCCGCAAGATTTGTACGCATGGGAGCCGAAGGGCCTGGCAGTCGTCGATGTGGCGCTCGCGCAGGAGTCGGCCGGACTTGTCATGCTCTATCACTTCGACGGGTACATCGACGCGGGCGAGACCGGCGACCAGATCGTCGAGGGTCTGCTGGACACGCTGCCCCACCAGGTGGTTGCCAGTTTCGACCACGACCGGCTCGTGGACTACCGCGCACGCCGCCCCCTGCTGACCTTCAAGCGCGACCAGTGGACGGACTACGAGACCCCGACGCTCGACGTGCGCCTGGTCCAGGACGCCACGGGCGCGCCCTTCCTGCTGCTCTCGGGCCCCGAGCCCGATGTCGAGTGGGAGCGGTTCGCGGCCGCGGTCGAGCAGATCGTCGACCGGCTCGGCGTCCGTATCTCGGTGAACTTCCACGGAATCCCGATGGGCGTCCCGCACACCCGCCCGGTCGGGATCACCCCGCACGGCAACCGCACGGACCTGATGCCCGGCCACAAGTCGCCGTTCGAAGAGGCGCAGGTGCCCGGCAGCGCGGAGTCGCTGGTGGAGTTCCGGCTCGCGCAGTCGGGGCACGACGTGCTCGGTGTCGCCGCCCATGTGCCGCACTACGTCGCCCGGTCCTCGTATCCGGATGCGGCGCTGACTGCCCTTGAGGCCGTCACCGCGGCGACCGGTCTCGTACTGCCGAGCGTCGCGCACGCCCTGCGTACCGAGGCGCAGCGCACCCAGGACGAGATCGAGCGCCAGATCGGTGAGGGCGACGAGGAACTGACCGCCCTGGTCCAGGGACTTGAGCACCAGTACGACGCGCTGGCCGGATCGGAGACCCGGGGCAATCTGGTCGCCGAGGCGGTCGAACTGCCGTCGGCGGACGAGATCGGCCGCGAATTCGAACGGTTCCTCGCGGAGCGGGAGGGCGACGTCTGA
- a CDS encoding class I SAM-dependent methyltransferase, whose product MSEEYENEPEATRRDAGDTESSRANRGWWDRNADEYQTEHGSFLGDDRFVWGPEGLDEVEAELLGPAEGLKGLDVLEIGAGAAQCSRWLAAQGARPVALDVSHRQLQHALRIGENRPGVAEVPLVAADASVLPFRDGSFDLACSAYGAVPFVADPVKVFREVHRVLRPGGRWVFSVTHPIRWAFPDEPGPEGLTVTSSYFDRTPYVEQDERGNAVYVEHHRTLGDRVRDVLAGGFRLADLVEPQWPEWNTSEWGGWSPLRGKLIPGSAIFVCVRDDVRD is encoded by the coding sequence ATGAGCGAAGAGTACGAGAACGAGCCCGAGGCGACACGCCGTGACGCCGGGGACACCGAGAGCAGCCGGGCCAACCGGGGCTGGTGGGACCGCAACGCCGACGAGTACCAGACCGAGCACGGCTCCTTCCTGGGCGACGACCGCTTCGTCTGGGGGCCCGAGGGCCTCGACGAGGTGGAGGCCGAGCTGCTGGGCCCGGCCGAGGGACTGAAGGGACTCGACGTCCTGGAGATCGGCGCCGGGGCCGCCCAGTGCTCGCGCTGGCTGGCCGCCCAGGGCGCACGCCCGGTGGCCCTCGACGTCTCCCACCGGCAGCTCCAGCACGCGCTGCGGATCGGTGAGAACCGGCCCGGCGTGGCCGAGGTCCCGCTGGTGGCGGCGGACGCCTCGGTCCTGCCGTTCCGCGACGGCTCCTTCGACCTGGCCTGTTCCGCTTACGGCGCCGTGCCCTTCGTCGCGGACCCGGTGAAGGTGTTCCGCGAGGTGCACCGGGTGCTGCGGCCCGGCGGGCGCTGGGTCTTCTCGGTCACCCACCCGATCCGCTGGGCCTTCCCCGACGAGCCGGGCCCCGAGGGCCTGACGGTCACGTCCTCCTACTTCGACCGCACCCCGTACGTCGAGCAGGACGAGCGGGGGAACGCGGTGTACGTCGAGCACCACCGCACCCTCGGTGACCGGGTGCGGGACGTGCTGGCGGGCGGGTTCCGGCTGGCTGATCTGGTCGAGCCGCAGTGGCCTGAGTGGAACACGTCGGAGTGGGGCGGCTGGTCCCCGCTGCGGGGGAAGCTCATTCCGGGCTCGGCGATTTTCGTCTGCGTACGGGACGACGTACGAGACTGA
- a CDS encoding SPW_0924 family protein yields the protein MRALVAAAIGLAVAFALVLTITAVGSPTGKTSPKPLLTTVPGPKSQ from the coding sequence ATGCGCGCCCTCGTAGCCGCCGCCATCGGGCTGGCCGTGGCCTTCGCCCTCGTCCTCACGATCACGGCGGTCGGTTCACCCACCGGCAAGACCTCGCCCAAACCGTTGCTCACCACCGTCCCCGGCCCCAAGAGCCAGTAA
- a CDS encoding DUF3068 domain-containing protein — protein MRRKASLVLLAFAVFCAAMSPLMRWYAFPRLAKIPANQYQEEVLQAKPATLLDYGTMQAKKVPEVTIVQTLRGNVAESNRIEQSAGRDVVVWDSLSYVAGPDGKMVSEIPERYIFDAHTQAPVHATGEMVDGDPVSRTGIEFKWPFLTQKRDYEYFDAQTHTSAPIHYRGTVKFHGLDVYYFEETIPWTKVSMPKKMPVKGITPESVAKTGTTRWYSTKRMFWVDPVTGAPVNGEEIHKEELRGGTLLGGRAKVTAFAGDVKMRPDYVNYTVNLVKSNRLLVLLLTSYLPWGFLGLGICLLALALWLEARSRRPGEPDRPDARLPDPEPVIV, from the coding sequence ATGCGCCGTAAAGCCAGTCTGGTGCTGCTCGCCTTCGCGGTCTTCTGCGCCGCCATGTCCCCGCTGATGCGCTGGTACGCCTTCCCCCGGCTGGCGAAGATCCCGGCCAACCAGTACCAGGAGGAAGTCCTGCAGGCGAAGCCCGCGACCCTCCTCGACTACGGCACCATGCAGGCCAAGAAGGTCCCCGAGGTCACCATCGTGCAGACGCTCCGGGGCAATGTCGCGGAATCCAACCGCATCGAGCAGAGCGCCGGACGTGATGTCGTCGTCTGGGACTCGCTGTCCTATGTCGCCGGACCCGACGGCAAGATGGTCTCCGAGATCCCCGAGCGGTACATCTTCGACGCGCACACCCAGGCACCGGTCCACGCGACCGGCGAGATGGTCGACGGCGACCCGGTCAGCCGGACGGGCATCGAGTTCAAGTGGCCGTTCCTCACCCAGAAGCGCGACTACGAGTACTTCGACGCCCAGACCCACACCTCGGCCCCCATCCACTACCGGGGCACGGTGAAGTTCCACGGCCTCGACGTGTACTACTTCGAGGAGACCATCCCCTGGACCAAGGTGTCGATGCCGAAGAAGATGCCGGTCAAGGGCATCACCCCGGAGTCCGTCGCGAAGACCGGCACCACCCGCTGGTACTCCACCAAGCGGATGTTCTGGGTGGACCCCGTCACCGGTGCCCCCGTCAACGGCGAGGAGATCCACAAGGAAGAGCTGCGCGGCGGCACCCTGCTGGGCGGCCGGGCCAAGGTCACCGCGTTCGCCGGGGACGTGAAGATGCGCCCGGACTACGTCAACTACACAGTCAACCTGGTCAAGTCGAACCGGCTGCTCGTGCTGCTGCTTACCTCGTACCTGCCCTGGGGCTTCCTGGGCCTCGGCATCTGCCTGCTCGCGCTGGCGCTCTGGCTGGAGGCGCGCAGCCGCCGGCCGGGGGAGCCCGACCGGCCGGACGCCCGGCTGCCCGACCCGGAACCGGTCATCGTCTGA
- the coaE gene encoding dephospho-CoA kinase translates to MLKVGLTGGIGAGKSEVSRLFVSYGAVLIDADRIAREVVEPGTPGLAAVVEAFGESVLAGDGSLDRPALGAIVFADPDRLATLNSIVHPLVGARSAELEGLAQADSVVIHDVPLLTENGLAPLYDLVVVVDAAPETQLDRLVRLRGMQESEARARMAAQATREQRREIADILIDNDGPLDALEPQVRSVWERLTERAGG, encoded by the coding sequence ATGCTGAAAGTGGGATTGACCGGTGGAATCGGCGCCGGCAAGAGCGAAGTGTCCCGGCTGTTTGTCAGTTACGGAGCGGTGCTGATCGACGCCGACCGGATCGCCCGTGAGGTGGTCGAACCGGGAACTCCGGGTCTTGCGGCCGTGGTCGAGGCGTTCGGCGAGTCCGTTCTCGCCGGGGACGGCAGCCTGGACCGGCCCGCGCTCGGCGCGATCGTCTTTGCCGACCCGGACCGCCTGGCGACGCTCAACTCGATCGTCCACCCGCTCGTCGGAGCCCGCTCCGCCGAGCTGGAGGGCCTGGCGCAGGCGGATTCGGTCGTCATCCACGACGTACCGCTGCTGACCGAGAACGGCCTCGCCCCGCTCTACGACCTGGTGGTCGTGGTGGACGCGGCGCCGGAAACGCAGCTGGACCGGCTGGTACGGCTGCGCGGAATGCAGGAGTCCGAGGCACGTGCCCGGATGGCCGCCCAGGCCACCAGGGAGCAGCGCCGCGAGATCGCCGACATCCTGATCGACAATGACGGCCCGCTGGACGCCCTGGAACCGCAGGTGCGCTCGGTCTGGGAGCGGCTGACGGAGCGGGCCGGGGGCTGA
- a CDS encoding class I SAM-dependent methyltransferase — MSVRMREGYEGTGPGARTPDGCSVELYKRLPVGDEPDVVAAAVPAGASVLELGSGAGRVTRPLAERGFTITAVDESPGMLEQIAGVDGVRTVCSPIEKLDTGETYDVVLLASFLVHAGDPRVREGLLRTCRRHVKDDGCVLVQREGLDWHADVPRERRNSAGGIVRIKSATPVGDGVDAMLCEYVYPDATWTQTFLSRPLSREEFERHLGEAGLVVDRYLTDDGTWVRALPAQ; from the coding sequence ATGAGCGTCAGGATGCGCGAGGGGTACGAAGGCACGGGGCCGGGAGCGAGGACGCCCGACGGGTGTTCCGTCGAGCTGTACAAGCGGCTGCCGGTCGGAGACGAACCGGATGTCGTGGCCGCTGCGGTCCCGGCCGGAGCGAGCGTCCTCGAACTGGGCAGCGGGGCGGGCCGGGTCACCCGTCCGCTGGCCGAACGGGGCTTCACGATCACCGCGGTGGACGAGTCACCCGGAATGCTGGAACAGATCGCGGGCGTCGACGGCGTCCGCACGGTCTGCAGCCCGATCGAGAAGCTGGACACCGGCGAGACCTACGACGTGGTGCTGCTGGCGTCGTTTCTGGTGCACGCGGGAGACCCGCGGGTACGCGAGGGGCTGCTGCGCACCTGCCGGCGCCATGTGAAGGACGACGGCTGTGTGCTGGTGCAGCGCGAGGGCCTGGACTGGCACGCGGACGTTCCGAGGGAGCGGCGCAACAGCGCGGGCGGGATCGTGCGCATCAAGTCCGCGACCCCGGTCGGTGACGGCGTCGACGCGATGCTCTGCGAGTACGTCTACCCCGACGCGACCTGGACGCAGACCTTCCTGTCGCGTCCGCTGAGCCGCGAGGAGTTCGAGCGGCACCTGGGGGAGGCCGGGCTCGTCGTGGACAGATATCTGACGGACGACGGCACCTGGGTCCGGGCGCTGCCCGCACAGTGA
- the rpsA gene encoding 30S ribosomal protein S1, with protein sequence MTSSTETTATTPQVAVNDIGDADAFLAAIDETIKYFNDGDIVDGVIVKVDRDEVLLDIGYKTEGVIPSRELSIKHDVDPNEVVKVGDEIEALVLQKEDKEGRLILSKKRAQYERAWGTIEKIKEEDGIVTGTVIEVVKGGLILDIGLRGFLPASLVEMRRVRDLQPYVGKELEAKIIELDKNRNNVVLSRRAWLEQTQSEVRQTFLTTLQKGQVRSGVVSSIVNFGAFVDLGGVDGLVHVSELSWKHIDHPSEVVEVGQEVTVEVLDVDMDRERVSLSLKATQEDPWQQFARTHQIGQVVPGKVTKLVPFGAFVRVDEGIEGLVHISELAERHVEIPEQVVQVNDEIFVKVIDIDLERRRISLSLKQANESFGSDPASVEFDPTLYGMAASYDDQGNYIYPEGFDPETNDWLEGFDTQREAWEGQYAEAQARFEQHQAQVIKSREADEAAAAEGAAAPAATSGGNAGAGASGGSYSSESDDNSGALASDEALAALREKLAGGQS encoded by the coding sequence ATGACGAGCAGCACCGAGACCACCGCCACCACGCCGCAGGTTGCGGTCAACGACATCGGCGACGCGGACGCGTTCCTCGCGGCGATCGACGAGACGATCAAGTACTTCAACGATGGCGACATCGTTGACGGCGTCATCGTCAAGGTTGACCGGGACGAGGTTCTCCTCGACATCGGTTACAAGACCGAAGGCGTCATTCCGAGCCGCGAGCTCTCGATCAAGCACGACGTCGACCCCAATGAGGTCGTCAAGGTCGGCGACGAGATCGAGGCCCTGGTTCTCCAGAAGGAGGACAAGGAAGGCCGCCTGATCCTCTCGAAGAAGCGCGCTCAGTACGAGCGTGCCTGGGGCACCATCGAGAAGATCAAGGAAGAAGACGGGATCGTCACCGGCACCGTCATCGAGGTCGTCAAGGGTGGTCTCATCCTCGACATCGGCCTCCGTGGCTTCCTGCCGGCCTCCCTGGTCGAGATGCGTCGTGTCCGCGACCTCCAGCCCTACGTGGGCAAGGAGCTTGAGGCCAAGATCATCGAGCTGGACAAGAACCGCAACAACGTGGTCCTGTCCCGCCGTGCCTGGCTTGAGCAGACCCAGTCCGAGGTGCGCCAGACGTTCCTCACGACCCTGCAGAAGGGTCAGGTCCGCTCCGGCGTCGTCTCCTCGATCGTCAACTTCGGTGCCTTCGTGGACCTGGGTGGCGTCGACGGTCTCGTGCACGTCTCCGAGCTCTCCTGGAAGCACATCGACCACCCCTCCGAGGTTGTCGAGGTCGGCCAGGAAGTCACCGTCGAGGTTCTCGACGTGGACATGGACCGCGAGCGTGTCTCCCTGTCGCTCAAGGCGACGCAGGAAGACCCGTGGCAGCAGTTCGCCCGTACGCACCAGATCGGTCAGGTCGTCCCGGGCAAGGTCACGAAGCTCGTTCCGTTCGGTGCGTTCGTGCGCGTCGACGAGGGCATCGAGGGCCTGGTCCACATCTCCGAGCTGGCCGAGCGCCACGTGGAGATCCCGGAGCAGGTCGTCCAGGTCAACGACGAGATCTTCGTCAAGGTCATCGACATCGACCTTGAGCGCCGCCGCATCAGCCTCTCGCTGAAGCAGGCCAACGAGTCCTTCGGCTCGGACCCGGCCTCGGTCGAGTTCGACCCGACGCTGTACGGCATGGCCGCGTCGTACGACGACCAGGGGAACTACATCTACCCCGAGGGCTTCGACCCCGAGACCAACGACTGGCTTGAGGGCTTCGACACCCAGCGCGAGGCCTGGGAAGGCCAGTACGCCGAGGCGCAGGCGCGCTTCGAGCAGCACCAGGCCCAGGTCATCAAGTCCCGCGAGGCCGACGAGGCCGCTGCTGCCGAGGGTGCTGCCGCTCCGGCCGCGACCAGCGGTGGCAACGCCGGTGCGGGTGCATCGGGCGGTTCGTACTCCTCGGAGTCGGACGACAACTCCGGCGCCCTGGCGTCGGACGAGGCCCTGGCCGCCCTGCGCGAGAAGCTGGCCGGTGGCCAGAGCTGA
- a CDS encoding tetratricopeptide repeat protein, translating to MSHSNPETHVIDYRAAEQLLDARDPRGAVKLLDEVIAAHPENTAARLLRARAFFAAAQLRPAELEFQLVLEREPDNAFAHFALARTFERAGRPEQARRHFRLAAALDPQPEYLRAARFDSED from the coding sequence ATGTCCCACAGCAACCCCGAGACCCACGTCATCGACTACCGCGCGGCCGAACAGCTGCTGGACGCCCGTGATCCGCGTGGTGCCGTGAAGCTGCTGGACGAGGTCATCGCGGCTCACCCGGAGAACACCGCGGCACGCCTGCTGCGCGCCAGGGCGTTCTTCGCCGCCGCGCAACTCCGTCCGGCCGAGCTGGAGTTCCAGCTGGTCCTGGAGCGTGAGCCGGACAACGCCTTCGCGCACTTCGCCCTGGCCCGCACCTTCGAGCGGGCCGGCCGCCCCGAACAGGCCAGGCGTCACTTCAGGCTGGCCGCTGCGCTCGACCCGCAGCCCGAGTATCTGCGGGCCGCGCGGTTCGACTCCGAGGACTGA
- a CDS encoding ATP-dependent RNA helicase, whose protein sequence is MIRTGALDVLPVRTAVPALERALDAHGAAVLCAPPGTGKTTLVPLVLAGLVGGAAGNGPVRKVIVAEPRRIAARAAARRMAWLLGEQVGGRVGFTVRGERTVGPDTVVEVVTTGVLLQRLQRDQELAGVDVVMLDECHERHLDADTVAAFLLDVRAALRPELRLLAASATTDAEGWARLLGDAPVVEAHGVSHPVETVWAPPAGPVRPPHGMRVDPALLTHVASVVRRALAERTGDVLCFLPGVGEITRVAGQLTGPLSDLGVEVLQVHGRAPAAVQDAVLAGSAGRRVVLATSVAESSLTVPGVRVVVDAGLAREPRTDHARGLSALTTVRVSQAASRQRAGRAGREAPGTVYRCWTEAEDTRLTRFPSPEIKVADLAAFALQAACWGDPSAGGLALLDPPPAGAMGAAREVLAAIGAVDGDGRATGRGVRMARLGLHPRLARALLDGAREVGARRAAEVVALLSEEPPRDYGDDLTAAWRAARAGGDGYAGRWRQEVRRLASGVDGARTGRGARDGAAGDSRHGGGSGRTGRGARDGARDGGHDGGSGHDSDDVVAGLVAALAFPERVARARGEGAFLMVSGTGAETAAGSRLRSAPWIAVAVADRPATAASARVRLAAVVDEDTARLAAGHLLSTADEVRWADGEVLARRVERLGAVELAVRPLKSPPPALVREALLDGLRREGLGLLRWTPHARELRQRLAFLHREVGGGWPDVSDEALLARTDEWLEPELSRARRRSDLARTEAGQALGRLLPWATGEAARLDELAPERYEVPSGSRIRLDYGGPQPVLAVKLQEMFGLAETPAVAGVPVLVHLLSPAGRPAAVTADLASFWREGYRSVRAELRGRYPRHPWPEDPSDAAPTRYTKARQNRG, encoded by the coding sequence GTGATCCGTACCGGCGCGCTCGACGTGCTTCCCGTCCGTACCGCCGTGCCCGCCCTTGAACGGGCCCTCGACGCGCACGGCGCCGCCGTGCTGTGCGCGCCGCCCGGCACCGGCAAGACCACGCTGGTGCCGCTGGTGCTGGCGGGGCTCGTCGGTGGTGCGGCCGGGAACGGCCCGGTGCGGAAGGTGATCGTCGCCGAGCCGCGCCGGATCGCCGCACGGGCCGCCGCGCGGCGGATGGCGTGGCTGCTGGGCGAGCAGGTCGGCGGGCGGGTCGGATTCACCGTGCGCGGCGAGCGGACCGTGGGACCGGACACCGTGGTGGAGGTCGTCACCACCGGCGTTCTGCTCCAGCGGCTCCAGCGCGACCAGGAGCTGGCCGGGGTGGACGTGGTCATGCTCGACGAATGCCACGAACGCCACCTCGACGCGGACACCGTCGCTGCCTTCCTCCTCGATGTGCGGGCCGCGCTCCGCCCTGAGCTGCGTCTGCTGGCGGCGTCCGCGACGACCGACGCCGAGGGGTGGGCGCGGCTGCTCGGCGACGCCCCCGTGGTGGAGGCGCACGGCGTGTCCCACCCGGTGGAGACGGTGTGGGCGCCGCCCGCCGGGCCCGTGCGGCCGCCGCACGGAATGCGGGTGGATCCCGCCCTGCTCACGCATGTCGCCTCGGTCGTCCGGAGGGCGCTGGCCGAGCGGACCGGCGATGTGCTCTGCTTCCTGCCGGGGGTCGGTGAAATCACCAGGGTGGCGGGGCAGTTGACCGGGCCGTTGTCGGATCTCGGCGTGGAGGTGCTCCAGGTGCACGGGCGTGCGCCCGCCGCCGTGCAGGACGCCGTGCTCGCGGGATCGGCCGGCCGCCGGGTGGTGCTCGCGACGTCGGTGGCCGAGTCGTCGCTGACCGTGCCGGGGGTACGGGTGGTGGTGGACGCCGGGCTGGCACGCGAGCCGCGCACCGACCATGCGCGCGGGCTGAGCGCGCTCACGACCGTACGGGTCTCGCAGGCCGCGTCCCGGCAGCGCGCGGGACGGGCGGGCCGGGAGGCGCCGGGCACCGTCTACCGCTGCTGGACGGAGGCCGAGGACACCCGGCTCACCCGCTTCCCCTCGCCCGAGATCAAGGTCGCCGATCTGGCCGCGTTCGCCCTCCAGGCGGCCTGCTGGGGCGATCCGTCGGCCGGGGGCCTCGCCCTGCTCGACCCGCCGCCCGCCGGGGCGATGGGCGCGGCGCGCGAGGTGCTGGCCGCGATCGGCGCGGTGGACGGGGACGGCCGGGCCACCGGCCGGGGCGTACGGATGGCACGGCTCGGGCTGCACCCCCGGCTCGCGCGGGCGCTCCTCGACGGTGCACGCGAAGTCGGCGCACGCCGGGCGGCGGAGGTGGTGGCGCTGCTCAGCGAGGAGCCGCCCCGGGATTACGGGGACGATCTCACCGCCGCCTGGCGCGCCGCACGCGCGGGGGGCGACGGCTATGCGGGCCGCTGGCGCCAGGAGGTCCGCAGGCTGGCGTCGGGGGTGGACGGCGCACGGACAGGACGGGGCGCGCGGGACGGAGCAGCCGGTGACAGCCGTCATGGCGGTGGCAGCGGTCGTACGGGACGGGGCGCGCGGGACGGAGCCCGTGACGGCGGCCATGACGGTGGCAGCGGTCATGACAGCGACGACGTGGTGGCGGGTCTGGTGGCCGCCCTCGCCTTCCCCGAGCGGGTGGCACGGGCCAGGGGTGAGGGCGCGTTCCTGATGGTGTCGGGGACCGGGGCGGAGACGGCGGCCGGGTCGCGGCTGCGCAGTGCGCCGTGGATCGCGGTCGCGGTGGCCGACCGTCCGGCGACCGCCGCGTCGGCGCGGGTACGGCTGGCCGCCGTCGTCGACGAGGACACCGCACGGCTTGCGGCGGGGCATCTGCTCAGCACCGCCGACGAGGTCCGCTGGGCGGACGGTGAGGTACTGGCCCGGCGTGTGGAACGGCTGGGCGCGGTCGAGCTGGCGGTACGGCCGCTGAAGAGCCCGCCGCCCGCCCTCGTACGGGAAGCACTGCTCGACGGGCTGCGGCGCGAGGGGCTCGGGCTGCTGCGCTGGACCCCGCACGCACGGGAGTTGCGGCAGCGCCTCGCCTTTCTGCACCGGGAGGTGGGCGGCGGCTGGCCGGACGTGTCGGACGAGGCGCTGCTGGCGCGGACCGACGAGTGGCTGGAGCCCGAACTGTCCAGGGCGCGGCGGCGGAGCGACCTGGCACGGACCGAGGCCGGGCAGGCGCTCGGCAGGCTGCTGCCCTGGGCGACCGGCGAGGCGGCGCGGCTGGACGAGCTGGCGCCCGAGCGGTACGAGGTGCCGAGCGGGTCCCGGATCCGGCTGGACTACGGCGGCCCGCAGCCGGTGCTCGCGGTGAAGCTCCAGGAGATGTTCGGCCTCGCCGAGACGCCTGCGGTAGCGGGGGTGCCGGTCCTGGTCCATCTGCTCTCTCCGGCCGGGCGTCCCGCCGCCGTGACGGCCGATCTGGCGTCGTTCTGGCGGGAGGGCTACCGGTCGGTGCGGGCGGAACTGCGCGGGCGCTATCCCCGGCACCCATGGCCGGAGGACCCTTCGGATGCGGCGCCGACGCGGTACACGAAGGCCCGCCAGAACCGGGGGTAG
- a CDS encoding RidA family protein, producing the protein MARHTTVPTLFPPPGYAHAAVVEAGQRLAFMAGSVPLDATGELVGPGDPVVQTGQVLANLDEALRAIGSDLSQVVASTVYVVGDTPAVLSGVWQAVQASGLSSGPHTSTLLGVSCLGYTGQLVEITATAVVD; encoded by the coding sequence ATGGCCCGGCACACCACGGTTCCGACACTCTTCCCACCTCCCGGCTACGCACATGCGGCGGTGGTCGAAGCCGGGCAGCGGCTCGCCTTCATGGCAGGTTCGGTACCGCTCGACGCGACGGGAGAGCTGGTCGGTCCCGGAGATCCGGTGGTGCAGACCGGACAGGTCCTCGCCAATCTGGACGAGGCGCTGCGGGCGATCGGGAGCGATCTCTCGCAGGTCGTCGCCAGCACCGTGTACGTCGTGGGCGACACTCCGGCAGTCCTGTCCGGCGTCTGGCAGGCCGTACAGGCCTCGGGCCTCAGCTCGGGGCCGCACACCTCGACCCTGCTGGGCGTCAGCTGCCTCGGGTACACGGGCCAGCTGGTCGAGATCACCGCGACCGCCGTCGTGGACTGA